The Polaribacter tangerinus genome has a segment encoding these proteins:
- a CDS encoding efflux RND transporter permease subunit yields the protein MNFWTKVASIILRNRFLVLLIIAIITGLLASQMQYMKFSYTEANLLPEDHETNVEYNKFLEIFGEEGNLVILGIKDSAVFTPKKFNAWNKLVEQFDEREEIDFTISIADVQKLKADRKKRKFVLEPLYEKNPSTKEEVNSIKKQLFEKLPFYDNLLYNKNTGTLQTAIYIKKNIINTPIRRDFIFNVLIPAIKKFEKENNLNVRVSGMPYIRTLNAQNIQDEIVLFVGGALAITALIFFFFFRSFRATLITLLVVIIGVIWAFGFIGWFGYEITVLTALIPPLIIVIGVPNAVFLINKYQQEIKKHGQQAKALQRVITKIGNATLMTNITTASGFATFVFVKSNLLREFGILASVNIISIFILALLIVPIIYSFMPLPKKKHLSHLETKWIENVVNWMEKMVKNQRITIYFATVIVIILSIIGVYKIRVSGSLIEDMPKKMEFYKDIKFFEKEFGGIMPLEILIDTKRDKGVMKLSTLKKMEELNEAIESFPELSKPISVVNLVKYSKQAYYKGNPKYYQLPTNQEQSYIFSYTKNSNSDAGMLKTFVDSTGRYARITTFMKDIGTDKMDVIQERLKVVIAKEFPAEKYSVSLTGKALVFIKGTNYLIKNLVISLSLAILLIAIFMAWMFRSPQMILISLIPNMLPLLITAGLMGFLNIPIKPSTILVFSIAFGISVDDTIHFLAKYRQELIGNKWKIKPSVYAALRETGVSMFYTSIVLFFGFLVFTLSSFGGTIALGGLVSVTLLLAMVSNLLLLPSLLLTFEKKIANKKVFKEPKLVIFPKEDEKSEDLEN from the coding sequence ATGAATTTCTGGACAAAAGTTGCAAGCATTATTTTGAGAAACCGCTTTTTGGTACTGCTTATAATTGCTATAATTACAGGCTTACTAGCTTCACAAATGCAGTATATGAAGTTTTCTTATACAGAAGCAAATTTATTACCAGAAGATCATGAGACGAATGTAGAGTATAATAAATTTCTAGAAATTTTTGGAGAGGAAGGTAATTTAGTAATCCTAGGCATAAAAGACAGTGCCGTATTTACTCCAAAAAAATTTAATGCTTGGAATAAGCTGGTAGAACAATTTGATGAAAGAGAAGAAATAGACTTTACCATTTCTATTGCAGATGTTCAAAAATTAAAAGCAGACAGAAAAAAAAGAAAGTTTGTTTTAGAACCACTTTATGAAAAAAACCCAAGTACAAAAGAAGAAGTTAATTCGATAAAAAAACAGCTCTTTGAGAAACTTCCATTTTACGACAACTTACTTTACAATAAAAATACTGGTACACTACAAACAGCTATTTATATAAAAAAGAATATTATAAATACACCCATCCGTAGAGATTTTATTTTTAATGTATTAATCCCTGCAATAAAAAAGTTTGAAAAAGAAAACAACCTTAATGTTCGAGTATCTGGTATGCCCTATATCCGAACGTTAAACGCACAGAATATACAAGATGAAATTGTGCTTTTTGTAGGAGGTGCATTGGCTATTACAGCGCTTATTTTCTTCTTCTTTTTTAGATCATTTAGAGCAACACTCATAACACTCTTAGTGGTAATAATTGGTGTTATTTGGGCCTTCGGATTTATTGGTTGGTTTGGTTATGAAATTACAGTTTTAACAGCCCTAATTCCTCCACTAATTATTGTTATTGGAGTCCCAAATGCGGTATTCTTAATTAACAAATATCAGCAAGAAATAAAAAAACATGGTCAGCAAGCAAAAGCTTTACAAAGAGTAATTACCAAAATTGGAAACGCTACTTTAATGACTAATATTACTACCGCTTCTGGTTTTGCCACTTTTGTATTTGTAAAAAGTAACCTATTAAGAGAATTCGGAATTTTAGCCTCCGTTAACATTATTAGTATATTTATTTTGGCCTTACTTATTGTGCCAATTATATACAGTTTTATGCCATTACCAAAGAAAAAACATTTAAGTCACTTAGAAACAAAGTGGATAGAAAATGTAGTAAATTGGATGGAGAAGATGGTAAAAAATCAACGAATTACCATTTATTTTGCGACCGTTATCGTTATCATATTGAGTATTATTGGGGTGTATAAAATAAGAGTTTCTGGAAGCCTTATCGAAGACATGCCTAAAAAAATGGAGTTCTATAAAGATATTAAATTTTTTGAGAAAGAATTTGGTGGTATAATGCCTCTAGAAATTTTGATAGATACAAAAAGAGATAAGGGAGTAATGAAATTATCTACCCTAAAAAAGATGGAAGAATTAAATGAAGCCATCGAAAGTTTTCCTGAACTCTCTAAACCTATTTCTGTAGTAAACCTAGTTAAATATTCTAAACAAGCATATTATAAAGGAAATCCAAAATACTACCAACTCCCTACAAATCAAGAACAAAGCTATATTTTTTCCTATACAAAAAATTCTAATAGCGATGCCGGGATGTTAAAAACATTTGTAGACTCTACAGGGCGTTATGCAAGAATTACAACTTTTATGAAAGATATTGGCACCGATAAAATGGATGTTATTCAAGAGCGATTAAAAGTTGTAATTGCAAAAGAGTTTCCAGCAGAAAAATATAGCGTATCTCTTACTGGTAAAGCGCTGGTATTTATAAAAGGTACTAATTATCTTATTAAAAATCTCGTTATCTCTTTATCTTTAGCAATTTTACTTATTGCTATTTTTATGGCTTGGATGTTTCGTTCACCACAAATGATTTTAATTTCCTTGATTCCAAATATGCTTCCATTATTAATTACGGCAGGCTTAATGGGCTTTTTAAACATTCCTATTAAACCATCTACTATTTTGGTTTTTAGTATTGCTTTTGGAATTTCAGTAGATGATACCATTCACTTTTTGGCAAAATACAGACAAGAATTAATTGGTAATAAATGGAAAATTAAACCTTCTGTTTATGCAGCATTGAGAGAAACAGGTGTAAGTATGTTTTATACTTCTATAGTGTTGTTTTTTGGTTTCTTAGTATTTACATTGTCTAGTTTTGGCGGTACTATTGCTTTAGGTGGTTTGGTTTCTGTAACACTATTGCTTGCAATGGTTTCTAACTTATTATTACTACCTTCTCTTTTGTTAACTTTCGAAAAGAAAATTGCCAATAAAAAGGTATTTAAAGAGCCTAAACTAGTTATTTTTCCGAAAGAAGATGAAAAAAGTGAGGATTTAGAAAACTAA
- a CDS encoding LuxR C-terminal-related transcriptional regulator, translating to MNRDYDTFTKIMVSDIPYDIKDPVYEEYKEKIPQFIGQAVYIYSFEKKRMLFADGWERLLGYKDDEISLQKIISSTSERHLKFTAEINNKSLEFLSTVKKDLEQYSFTIEVEKLHKDGSIVPVLSRVGIYKSKNGKFTEAIGISEKIHSRKLGNIMQYAAYGPKSSGFEESLNKELFNELGISRKEIEALELAAKGYAFKEIATKLNVSQSAIEKRIFPLYKRFNVKSLPHLISFAYNNHIL from the coding sequence ATGAACAGAGATTACGACACATTTACTAAAATAATGGTATCAGACATTCCGTATGATATTAAAGACCCTGTTTACGAAGAATACAAAGAAAAAATACCTCAATTTATTGGTCAGGCAGTGTATATTTATTCATTTGAAAAAAAAAGAATGTTATTTGCTGATGGTTGGGAAAGATTACTCGGATATAAAGATGATGAAATAAGTCTTCAAAAAATTATTAGCAGTACCTCAGAAAGACACTTAAAATTTACTGCCGAAATTAATAACAAATCACTAGAATTTTTAAGTACTGTAAAAAAGGATTTAGAACAATATAGTTTTACTATAGAAGTAGAAAAACTTCACAAAGATGGTAGCATAGTTCCTGTATTATCTCGAGTAGGAATATACAAATCTAAAAATGGTAAATTTACCGAAGCCATTGGTATTTCAGAAAAAATACACTCTAGAAAGCTTGGTAATATAATGCAGTATGCTGCTTATGGCCCTAAATCTTCTGGTTTCGAAGAATCTTTGAATAAAGAATTATTTAACGAGTTGGGTATTTCTAGAAAAGAAATAGAAGCCTTAGAATTGGCCGCAAAAGGATATGCGTTTAAAGAAATTGCAACAAAACTGAATGTGAGCCAGTCTGCTATAGAAAAAAGAATTTTTCCGCTATATAAAAGATTTAATGTTAAAAGTTTGCCGCACCTAATTAGCTTTGCATACAACAACCACATTTTATAA
- a CDS encoding ATP-binding protein, giving the protein MKYNIPFSRVLKQLKDDLIGKDAHRGITLTYAWLANQFGHFSLGFIPAFLLHHFTNLNGFWAAFYVVVFWAVFEAYNFLGPLLSKRNSRNNTIFIPKKNTYTFAPKWHNLAFDTFTDICFFALGAFVFGLLVDRVNSTTITYIIIILCAFLFFAIRYWYITKMYQFYARFPFQFRLSQWDFPIHKTHKDIVDDFLNLNVSSGKHLLISGNISTGKTSLGIGILNELSIKHNSCLYVNAIKMYNHFFNEEEELLESHEIWNWKTTNFLMIDDINPSEPIHDELISPEKLMSFIDTFTAINTKNRALLKGKNVIWVLGNSQENMLSDKNKWKNMLIAIGIDNQNISSVSL; this is encoded by the coding sequence ATGAAATACAACATCCCTTTTTCTAGAGTTTTAAAACAGTTAAAAGATGACCTTATTGGCAAAGATGCACACAGAGGAATTACGTTAACCTATGCTTGGTTAGCAAATCAGTTTGGGCATTTTTCACTAGGTTTTATTCCCGCATTCTTACTACATCATTTTACTAATTTAAATGGTTTTTGGGCAGCCTTTTATGTAGTTGTTTTTTGGGCTGTTTTTGAAGCATATAATTTTTTAGGACCCCTTTTAAGTAAAAGAAATTCTAGGAATAATACCATTTTTATTCCCAAAAAAAACACCTATACTTTTGCACCAAAATGGCATAATTTAGCTTTTGATACTTTTACAGATATTTGCTTTTTTGCACTTGGTGCTTTTGTATTTGGCTTATTGGTAGACAGGGTAAATAGTACCACTATTACTTATATTATCATAATTTTATGTGCTTTTTTGTTTTTTGCCATTAGATACTGGTACATTACAAAAATGTATCAGTTTTATGCACGTTTTCCTTTTCAATTTAGATTAAGCCAGTGGGATTTTCCCATACATAAAACTCATAAAGATATAGTAGATGATTTTTTAAATTTAAATGTATCGTCTGGTAAACATTTATTGATTTCTGGAAATATTAGCACCGGAAAAACAAGTTTAGGAATTGGTATTTTAAATGAGTTAAGCATAAAGCACAATTCTTGTTTGTATGTAAATGCTATTAAAATGTATAATCATTTTTTTAATGAAGAGGAAGAACTACTAGAGAGTCATGAAATTTGGAATTGGAAAACCACCAATTTTTTAATGATAGATGATATCAACCCCAGTGAGCCAATTCATGATGAGCTCATTTCTCCAGAAAAATTAATGAGTTTTATAGATACTTTTACAGCTATTAATACCAAAAACAGAGCTTTATTAAAAGGGAAAAATGTTATTTGGGTACTTGGAAATTCTCAAGAAAACATGCTGTCCGATAAAAATAAATGGAAAAACATGTTAATAGCTATTGGTATAGATAACCAAAATATTAGTTCTGTAAGCTTATAA
- the asnS gene encoding asparagine--tRNA ligase, with the protein MTQINVAEILAKGKVLQEITINGWVRTFRSNRFIALNDGSTIHNIQCVIDFENTPEEILKRITTGAAICVKGILAESQGKGQSVEIQVAEIEILGDSNADEYPIQPKKHSFEFLRENAHLRVRTNTFSAVMRVRSKLSFAVHKYFQENGFNYVNTPIVTGSDAEGAGEMFRVTSFEDNKAPVTEEGKIDYSKDFFGKETNLTVSGQLEAETYAMGLGKVYTFGPTFRAENSNTTRHLAEFWMIEPEVAFMDLDGNMDLAEDFIKNVLGDVLENCKDDLEFLDQRLSQEEKSKPQAERSEMGLIEKLKFVTENNFKRVSYTEAIDILRNSKPNKKKKFQYLINEWGADLQSEHERYLVEKHFKCPVILFDYPANIKAFYMRLNEDGKTVRAMDVLFPGIGEMVGGAQREERYDVLLEKMKAMNIDEKELWWYLDLRKFGTAVHAGFGLGFERLVQFTTGMANIRDVIPFPRTPQNAEF; encoded by the coding sequence ATGACACAGATAAACGTAGCAGAGATACTAGCTAAAGGGAAAGTTTTACAAGAAATAACAATAAATGGATGGGTAAGAACCTTTAGAAGCAACCGTTTTATAGCATTAAATGACGGCTCTACTATTCACAACATACAATGCGTAATCGATTTTGAAAATACCCCAGAAGAAATATTAAAAAGAATAACTACTGGAGCAGCCATTTGTGTAAAAGGAATTTTAGCAGAAAGCCAAGGGAAAGGGCAATCCGTAGAAATACAAGTTGCAGAAATCGAAATTTTAGGAGATTCTAATGCAGATGAATATCCTATTCAACCCAAAAAACATAGCTTCGAATTTTTGAGAGAAAATGCTCATTTACGTGTTCGAACTAATACATTTAGTGCAGTTATGAGAGTTCGTTCTAAACTGTCTTTTGCTGTTCATAAATACTTTCAAGAAAATGGGTTTAACTACGTAAATACCCCAATAGTTACGGGTTCTGATGCAGAAGGAGCAGGAGAAATGTTTCGTGTAACTTCTTTTGAAGACAATAAAGCACCGGTTACAGAAGAGGGTAAAATAGACTACTCTAAAGATTTTTTTGGTAAAGAAACAAACTTAACCGTTTCTGGTCAATTAGAAGCCGAAACGTATGCCATGGGATTGGGTAAAGTATATACATTTGGGCCAACATTTAGAGCAGAAAACTCAAATACTACAAGGCATTTAGCAGAATTTTGGATGATTGAACCTGAAGTTGCTTTTATGGATTTAGATGGAAACATGGATTTAGCAGAAGATTTTATAAAAAATGTTTTAGGTGATGTTTTAGAAAATTGTAAAGACGATTTAGAGTTTTTAGACCAAAGGCTTTCACAAGAAGAAAAAAGCAAACCACAAGCAGAAAGGAGTGAAATGGGGCTAATTGAAAAGCTTAAATTTGTTACCGAAAACAACTTTAAAAGAGTTTCATATACAGAAGCTATAGATATTCTAAGAAATAGTAAACCAAATAAAAAGAAAAAATTTCAGTATTTAATAAATGAATGGGGTGCAGATTTACAATCTGAGCATGAACGTTACTTAGTAGAAAAACATTTTAAATGCCCGGTTATTTTATTTGACTATCCAGCAAACATAAAAGCATTTTATATGCGTTTAAATGAAGACGGAAAAACGGTAAGAGCAATGGATGTTCTATTTCCTGGAATAGGTGAAATGGTAGGTGGTGCCCAACGTGAAGAACGTTACGATGTATTACTAGAAAAAATGAAAGCCATGAATATTGATGAAAAAGAACTTTGGTGGTATTTAGATTTGCGTAAATTTGGTACTGCTGTTCATGCTGGTTTTGGCTTAGGTTTTGAAAGATTAGTTCAATTTACTACAGGTATGGCAAATATTAGAGATGTAATACCATTTCCAAGAACACCACAAAATGCAGAGTTCTAA
- the rpoN gene encoding RNA polymerase factor sigma-54: protein MLKQSLQYKLLQKLSPQQIQLMKLIQLPTQAFEERLKQEIEENPALDTGKEATDSLDDDLSNEYDDTGTEKIDADDINIDEYLSDDEIPNYKIHANNYSSDDEEKNVPYAAGTSFHQSLKNQLSTFSLDEEEAAIAEFLVGSIDDSGYIRRDIIDLVDDLAFTANVFTTEEKVVTILKKVVHSLDPLGVGARDLKECLIIQLKAKEKTRTRSLAIEILENAFDHFVKKHYKKLQEKFSITEEELKEVNKEIAKLNPKPGSSYAGNNKMAEQIVPDFSIKIIDGELDLTLNARNAPELHISREYNNMLKGYQESTLKTKSQKDAVFFIKQKLDAAQWFIDAIKQRQQTLLVTMNTIMHYQYDYFLTGDERKLKPMILKDIADKIQMDISTVSRVANSKYVSTPYGTKLIKEFFSESMKNDQGEDVSTREIKKILETVIAEENKKKPLTDEKLASILKEKGYPIARRTVAKYREQLDISVARLRKEM, encoded by the coding sequence ATGCTGAAACAAAGTTTACAATATAAGCTATTACAAAAATTATCTCCACAGCAAATTCAGCTGATGAAGTTAATTCAATTGCCTACACAAGCATTTGAAGAACGTTTAAAACAAGAAATAGAAGAAAATCCTGCACTAGATACTGGTAAAGAAGCTACAGATTCTTTAGACGATGATTTGTCGAATGAATATGATGACACTGGTACAGAAAAAATAGATGCTGATGATATAAATATTGATGAATATTTAAGCGATGATGAAATTCCAAACTACAAAATACATGCTAATAACTATTCTTCAGATGACGAAGAAAAAAATGTTCCGTATGCAGCAGGCACTAGTTTTCATCAATCTTTAAAAAATCAGTTAAGTACTTTTAGTTTAGATGAGGAAGAGGCTGCTATCGCAGAATTTTTAGTAGGAAGTATAGATGATAGTGGCTATATCAGAAGAGATATTATAGATTTGGTAGATGACTTGGCATTTACTGCAAACGTGTTTACTACCGAAGAAAAGGTAGTAACTATTTTAAAAAAAGTAGTTCATTCTTTAGACCCTTTGGGTGTAGGAGCTAGAGATTTAAAAGAATGTTTAATTATTCAACTAAAGGCAAAAGAAAAGACAAGAACGAGAAGTTTAGCTATTGAAATTCTAGAAAATGCTTTTGATCATTTTGTAAAAAAGCACTACAAAAAATTACAAGAAAAGTTTTCAATAACTGAAGAAGAACTGAAAGAGGTTAATAAAGAAATTGCAAAACTAAACCCAAAGCCAGGCAGTTCTTATGCTGGTAACAACAAAATGGCAGAGCAAATAGTTCCCGATTTTTCTATAAAAATTATAGATGGTGAACTAGATTTAACATTAAACGCCAGAAATGCACCTGAATTGCATATCTCTCGAGAATATAATAACATGTTAAAGGGATATCAAGAATCGACGTTAAAAACCAAATCTCAGAAAGACGCAGTGTTCTTTATAAAACAAAAGTTAGATGCAGCACAATGGTTTATAGACGCAATTAAACAACGTCAGCAAACACTATTGGTTACCATGAATACCATTATGCATTATCAATACGACTATTTTTTAACTGGCGATGAAAGAAAGCTAAAACCAATGATTCTGAAAGACATTGCCGACAAAATTCAAATGGATATTTCTACCGTTTCTAGAGTAGCCAATAGCAAATACGTATCTACACCCTACGGAACGAAATTAATTAAAGAGTTTTTCTCAGAATCTATGAAAAACGACCAAGGTGAAGATGTTTCTACAAGAGAAATAAAGAAAATACTTGAAACTGTTATTGCAGAAGAAAATAAAAAAAAGCCATTAACAGATGAAAAATTGGCGTCTATCTTAAAAGAAAAAGGATATCCAATTGCAAGAAGAACTGTAGCTAAATACCGAGAGCAATTAGATATTTCTGTAGCTAGGTTGCGTAAAGAAATGTAG
- a CDS encoding porin family protein encodes MKFFCLLFLLLFSLQIFSQKDSLKLGDYYADDQLYASITYSQLSNQPKGISKSNFSYSLSAGFIKDFILNTSGTISVAAGVGYGYDFFNHKLKVENLPNATTVFSSDNTISNNIFTSHNLELPLEIRWRTSTANKYSFWRVYTGIKFLYNFSNTFSYTDANNANFRFTNINAFNKWQYGLTLSAGYDEFNIHVFYGLSPIFKEATLQSQSIETSILKFGLVFYFL; translated from the coding sequence ATGAAATTTTTTTGTTTACTTTTTTTGCTGTTATTTTCTCTACAAATCTTTTCTCAAAAAGATTCTTTAAAGCTTGGAGATTATTATGCAGATGACCAATTATACGCATCAATTACTTATAGCCAGTTAAGTAATCAGCCTAAAGGTATTTCTAAAAGTAACTTTTCTTATTCATTGTCTGCAGGTTTTATTAAAGACTTTATACTAAATACTAGTGGTACAATTTCTGTTGCTGCTGGAGTAGGATATGGGTATGATTTTTTTAATCATAAACTAAAAGTAGAGAATCTACCTAATGCAACAACGGTGTTCTCTTCAGATAATACCATTTCAAATAATATTTTTACGAGTCATAATTTAGAGCTTCCTTTAGAAATTCGTTGGCGAACATCTACCGCTAATAAATACAGTTTTTGGCGTGTTTATACTGGTATTAAATTCTTATACAACTTTTCAAACACCTTTAGTTATACCGATGCTAACAATGCTAATTTCCGTTTTACCAATATTAATGCATTTAATAAATGGCAATATGGTTTAACATTGTCTGCGGGTTATGACGAGTTTAATATTCATGTGTTCTATGGTTTAAGTCCTATTTTTAAAGAGGCTACTTTGCAAAGTCAATCTATAGAGACTTCAATATTAAAATTCGGACTCGTTTTTTACTTTTTATAG
- a CDS encoding ExbD/TolR family protein, translating into MSKFGKKKKGMPAVNTAALPDIVFMLLFFFMVTTTMRETDLRLENPRLPNATEVKKLEHKSLVSTIYVGKAKEAKYGDSYNRIQLNDKIATADDVPAFIINERSKVSEAEVPFMTTSIKADKKSNVGTIIDIRLKLRDVNALKISYSASKGNE; encoded by the coding sequence ATGTCTAAATTTGGAAAAAAGAAAAAAGGAATGCCAGCAGTAAATACTGCGGCTTTACCAGACATCGTTTTTATGTTATTGTTTTTCTTTATGGTAACTACAACCATGAGAGAAACAGATTTAAGATTAGAAAACCCTAGGCTACCAAATGCTACTGAAGTAAAAAAACTAGAGCACAAAAGTTTGGTAAGTACTATATATGTTGGTAAGGCTAAGGAGGCTAAATATGGAGATAGTTACAATAGAATTCAATTAAATGATAAAATTGCGACGGCAGATGATGTACCAGCTTTTATTATTAATGAAAGATCTAAAGTATCTGAAGCGGAGGTTCCGTTTATGACAACTTCTATTAAAGCTGATAAGAAATCTAACGTAGGTACTATTATCGATATTAGATTAAAGTTAAGAGACGTAAACGCTCTAAAAATTAGTTATTCAGCATCGAAAGGAAACGAGTAA